From one Pagrus major chromosome 21, Pma_NU_1.0 genomic stretch:
- the LOC141016276 gene encoding phospholipid phosphatase-related protein type 5-like isoform X1 gives MLYFQVVILAATVMLVYYCEFTDTFSPAEQGFICRDPALTKPDPGPEQDSRVQPVILYSVVGGLPVVLISGVELVIFLLHCNSNNLYDQEKVLIMGDCCYVNPMVRRTFRFLGVYVFGLFTTDIFVNAGQLITGSLAPHFLSVCQPNYTALGCHDMGNFVSQSDACTGDPDDIMRARKTFPSKEAALSLYTAVYLAMYVMCCVGSAGGRLSGPVLSLSLVSLAALTGINRVVEYRNHWSDVIAGQAIGGAIAVFLVVFVVQYFKKRPVIPQSPSDAGTANTDEASPQTNHTMDISDKYTVAQSPGSCTEVT, from the exons ATGCTCTACTTCCAGGTGGTGATTTTGGCCGCGACAGTGATGCTGGTTTACTACTGTGAGTTCACCGACACCTTCAGTCCGGCAGAGCAGGGCTTCATTTGCAGAGATCCAGCTTTGACTAAACCAGATCCTGGACCAGAACAGGACAGTCGCGTACAACCTGTCATCCTGTACTCTGTGGTGGGTGGACTGCCTGTCGTACTG ATCTCAGGAGTAGAGCTTGTCATCTTCCTCCTTCACTGCAACTCAAACAACCTGTATGACCAAGAGAAGGTGCTTATCATGGGGGACTGCTGCTATGTGAACCCCATGGTGCGCAGGACCTTCCGTTTCCTTG GTGTGTACGTTTTCGGTCTCTTTACAACAGACATCTTTGTCAACGCTGGTCAGCTTATCACAGGAAGTCTGgctcctcacttcctgtctgtttgcCAGCCCAATTACACTGCCCTTGGTTGCCACGACATGGGCAATtttgtcagccaatcagatgctTGTACTGGtgaccctgatgacatcatgagaGCCAGGAAGACTTTCCCCTCCAAAGAGGCTGCACTGAGTCTGTACACAGCTGTTTACCTGGCA ATGTATGTCATGTGCTGCGTCGGTTCAGCTGGAGGTCGTCTGAGTGGCCCCGTCCTCAGCCTCTCATTGGTCAGTCTGGCTGCGCTAACAGGCATCAACAGAGTGGTCGAGTACCGAAACCACTGGAGTGATGTCATTGCAGGACAAGCCATCGGGGGAGCTATTGCTGTGTTTCTG gTGGTGTTTGTGGTTCAGTATTTTAAAAAGCGACCTGTGATTCCTCAGAGTCCCTCTGATGCAGGCACAGCTAACACTGACGAGGCTTCACCTCAAACTAATCACACCATGGACATCAGTGACAAATACACTGTTGCACAG AGCCCAGGATCCTGCACAGAGGTCACATGA
- the LOC141016276 gene encoding phospholipid phosphatase-related protein type 5-like isoform X2: protein MLYFQVVILAATVMLVYYCEFTDTFSPAEQGFICRDPALTKPDPGPEQDSRVQPVILYSVVGGLPVVLISGVELVIFLLHCNSNNLYDQEKVLIMGDCCYVNPMVRRTFRFLGVYVFGLFTTDIFVNAGQLITGSLAPHFLSVCQPNYTALGCHDMGNFVSQSDACTGDPDDIMRARKTFPSKEAALSLYTAVYLAMYVMCCVGSAGGRLSGPVLSLSLVSLAALTGINRVVEYRNHWSDVIAGQAIGGAIAVFLRIFQESEQHSTAVHYPEQNSV from the exons ATGCTCTACTTCCAGGTGGTGATTTTGGCCGCGACAGTGATGCTGGTTTACTACTGTGAGTTCACCGACACCTTCAGTCCGGCAGAGCAGGGCTTCATTTGCAGAGATCCAGCTTTGACTAAACCAGATCCTGGACCAGAACAGGACAGTCGCGTACAACCTGTCATCCTGTACTCTGTGGTGGGTGGACTGCCTGTCGTACTG ATCTCAGGAGTAGAGCTTGTCATCTTCCTCCTTCACTGCAACTCAAACAACCTGTATGACCAAGAGAAGGTGCTTATCATGGGGGACTGCTGCTATGTGAACCCCATGGTGCGCAGGACCTTCCGTTTCCTTG GTGTGTACGTTTTCGGTCTCTTTACAACAGACATCTTTGTCAACGCTGGTCAGCTTATCACAGGAAGTCTGgctcctcacttcctgtctgtttgcCAGCCCAATTACACTGCCCTTGGTTGCCACGACATGGGCAATtttgtcagccaatcagatgctTGTACTGGtgaccctgatgacatcatgagaGCCAGGAAGACTTTCCCCTCCAAAGAGGCTGCACTGAGTCTGTACACAGCTGTTTACCTGGCA ATGTATGTCATGTGCTGCGTCGGTTCAGCTGGAGGTCGTCTGAGTGGCCCCGTCCTCAGCCTCTCATTGGTCAGTCTGGCTGCGCTAACAGGCATCAACAGAGTGGTCGAGTACCGAAACCACTGGAGTGATGTCATTGCAGGACAAGCCATCGGGGGAGCTATTGCTGTGTTTCTG AGAATCTTTCAGGAGTCTGAGCAGCACTCTACCGCTGTACATTATCCAGAGCAGAACAGCGTCTAA